In one Streptomyces sp. NBC_01288 genomic region, the following are encoded:
- a CDS encoding ATP-dependent DNA helicase — MPARITDPDQLKELLGIPFTPEQTACIIAPPAPQVIVAGAGSGKTTVMAARVVWLVGTGQVAPEQVLGLTFTNKAAGELAERVRKALIKAGVTDPDVIDPDNPPGEPVISTYHAFAGRLLTDHGLRIGLEPTARLLADATRFQLAARVLREAPGPYPALTRSFPDLVSDLLTLDGELSEHLVRPEELRAYDAELLRALEGRKLSNAELRKVPEAAAARRELTELVSRYRTAKRERDLLDFGDQIALSATLARTRPEVGDILRDEFRVVLLDEYQDTSVAQRILLAGLFGAGTGHPVTAVGDPCQAIYGWRGASVANLDDFPEHFAHADGRLAARQSLSENRRSGGRLLDLANNLAEPLRAMHAGVEALRPAPGAERDGMVRCALLPTHTEEIDWLADSIAHLVRTGKAPAEIAVLCRTATDFAEIQGALVARDIPVEVVGLSGLLHLPEVADLVAVCEVLQDPGANASLVRLLTGPRWRIGPRDLALLGRRARFLVSHTRVGDDDPDRRLAEAVEGVDPSEVISLADALDTFLETPLYGADRTGDDDGLPFSPDARVRFAHLATELRDLRRSLSDPLMDVLHRVLAVTGLEVELAASPHALAARRRETLSNFLDVAASFAAGDGEATLLAFLGFLRTAAQYEKGLDNALPGGENTVKVLTAHKSKGLEWDVVAVPGLVTGTFPSTQGREKWTAQGKVLPHALRGDTATLPDVASWDSRGLKAFHEDMKDHQHTEELRLGYVTFTRPRSLLLGSGHWWGPTQKKPRGPSDFLQALYDHCTAGYGEIEAWADQPEEGAENPALHTATADQAWPLPLDDAAMAHRHKAAKLVMNHLEYLASHDEGHPAATHDPNTHDDPDWPPPPEDDEPPYDEPPSGEPPYEESLPETDIRAEDALPEDDPADWDAWTTDRPTVPQQATAPHAAEHSSAPGGARPHPTEPPGTRLTPEEARAIASWDRDLDALTGELLRARRGVTDVPLPASLTATQLMLLAADPDALAQELARPLPRPPQPAARRGTRFHAWVESRYEELTLPMLEPDELPGSEAEIADERDLEALKEAFERTEYARRTPYRVETPFQLAIAGRVVRGRIDAVYRQGDGDGTTYEILDWKTSRTRTADPLQLAIYRLAWAELRGVPLEAVTAAFLYVRGGEVVRPENLPDRAALERLLLEEPGAQANCEEPPTEDVSAGR, encoded by the coding sequence ATGCCCGCCCGTATCACCGATCCCGATCAGCTCAAGGAGCTCCTCGGCATCCCCTTCACCCCGGAGCAGACGGCCTGCATCATCGCGCCGCCCGCCCCGCAGGTGATCGTGGCCGGAGCCGGGTCGGGCAAGACCACGGTGATGGCGGCCCGCGTGGTGTGGCTCGTCGGCACCGGCCAGGTCGCCCCCGAGCAGGTCCTCGGCCTGACCTTCACCAACAAGGCCGCCGGTGAACTCGCCGAGCGCGTCCGCAAGGCGCTGATCAAGGCGGGCGTCACCGACCCCGACGTCATCGACCCGGACAACCCTCCGGGCGAGCCAGTGATCTCGACCTACCACGCCTTCGCGGGCCGCCTCCTGACCGACCACGGCCTGCGCATCGGCCTCGAACCGACGGCTCGCCTGCTCGCCGACGCCACCCGCTTCCAGCTCGCCGCGCGCGTGCTGCGCGAGGCCCCCGGCCCCTACCCGGCGCTCACCCGCTCCTTCCCGGACCTCGTCAGCGACCTCCTCACGCTCGACGGCGAGCTCTCCGAACACCTCGTACGCCCCGAGGAGTTGCGCGCCTACGACGCCGAGCTGCTGCGCGCGTTGGAGGGCCGCAAGCTCAGCAACGCCGAGCTGCGCAAGGTCCCCGAGGCGGCCGCCGCACGGCGTGAACTCACCGAGCTGGTGAGCCGCTACCGGACCGCCAAACGCGAGCGCGACCTGCTCGACTTCGGTGACCAGATCGCCCTCTCCGCGACCCTGGCCCGCACCCGCCCCGAGGTCGGCGACATCCTGCGCGACGAGTTCCGGGTCGTGCTGCTCGACGAGTACCAGGACACCTCGGTCGCCCAACGCATCCTCCTGGCAGGCCTGTTCGGCGCCGGCACGGGCCACCCGGTGACCGCCGTCGGCGACCCCTGCCAGGCGATCTACGGCTGGCGCGGCGCGTCCGTCGCCAACCTCGACGACTTCCCCGAGCACTTCGCGCACGCCGACGGACGCCTCGCCGCCCGCCAGTCGCTCAGCGAGAACCGCCGCAGCGGCGGCCGCCTCCTCGACCTCGCCAACAACCTCGCGGAACCCCTGCGCGCCATGCACGCGGGCGTGGAGGCCCTCCGCCCGGCCCCCGGCGCCGAGCGCGACGGCATGGTCCGCTGCGCGCTGCTGCCCACCCACACCGAGGAGATCGACTGGCTCGCCGACTCCATCGCCCACCTCGTACGGACCGGCAAGGCGCCCGCCGAGATCGCCGTCCTGTGCCGCACGGCCACCGACTTCGCCGAGATCCAGGGTGCCCTCGTCGCCCGCGACATCCCGGTCGAGGTGGTCGGGCTCTCCGGGCTGCTGCACCTGCCCGAGGTCGCCGACCTCGTCGCCGTCTGCGAAGTCCTCCAGGACCCCGGCGCCAACGCCTCCCTGGTCCGGCTGCTGACCGGCCCGCGCTGGCGCATCGGCCCGCGCGACCTCGCCCTCCTGGGCCGACGCGCCCGGTTCCTCGTGTCCCACACGCGCGTGGGGGACGACGACCCGGACCGCCGACTCGCCGAGGCCGTCGAGGGGGTCGACCCCTCCGAGGTGATATCGCTCGCCGACGCCCTCGACACGTTCCTGGAGACACCTCTTTACGGCGCCGACCGCACCGGGGACGACGACGGGCTGCCCTTCTCACCGGACGCGCGCGTGCGCTTCGCCCACCTCGCCACCGAACTGCGCGACCTGCGCCGCTCCCTGTCCGACCCCTTGATGGACGTCCTGCACCGCGTCCTCGCCGTCACCGGCCTGGAGGTCGAACTCGCGGCGTCCCCGCACGCGTTGGCCGCCCGCCGCCGCGAGACCCTGTCGAACTTCCTGGACGTCGCCGCCTCCTTCGCCGCGGGCGACGGCGAGGCGACCCTGCTCGCCTTCCTCGGCTTCCTGCGCACCGCCGCCCAGTACGAGAAGGGCCTCGACAACGCCCTGCCCGGCGGCGAGAACACCGTCAAGGTCCTCACCGCGCATAAGTCCAAAGGCCTGGAGTGGGACGTCGTGGCCGTCCCCGGCCTGGTCACCGGGACCTTCCCCAGCACCCAGGGCCGCGAGAAGTGGACCGCCCAGGGCAAGGTCCTGCCGCACGCCCTGCGCGGCGACACCGCCACCCTGCCCGACGTGGCCTCCTGGGACTCCCGAGGCCTGAAGGCCTTCCACGAGGACATGAAGGACCACCAGCACACCGAGGAACTCCGCCTCGGCTACGTCACCTTCACCCGCCCCCGCTCCCTGCTGCTCGGCTCCGGCCACTGGTGGGGTCCCACCCAGAAGAAGCCCCGCGGACCCTCCGACTTCCTCCAGGCCCTCTACGACCACTGCACGGCCGGGTACGGCGAGATCGAGGCCTGGGCGGACCAGCCCGAGGAGGGCGCGGAGAACCCCGCCCTGCACACGGCCACCGCCGACCAGGCCTGGCCGCTGCCCCTGGACGACGCGGCGATGGCCCACCGCCACAAGGCCGCCAAGCTGGTCATGAACCACTTGGAGTACCTCGCCTCCCACGACGAGGGCCACCCCGCGGCCACCCACGACCCGAACACCCACGACGACCCGGACTGGCCCCCACCACCGGAGGACGACGAACCGCCTTACGACGAGCCCCCTTCCGGGGAGCCTCCCTACGAGGAATCGCTCCCCGAGACGGACATTCGGGCCGAAGACGCCCTCCCGGAGGACGACCCCGCCGACTGGGACGCCTGGACCACGGACCGCCCGACCGTCCCGCAGCAGGCGACGGCCCCGCACGCCGCCGAACACTCCAGTGCGCCAGGGGGCGCGCGCCCACACCCCACGGAACCGCCCGGCACGCGCCTCACCCCCGAGGAGGCCCGTGCCATCGCCTCCTGGGACCGCGACCTCGACGCCCTCACCGGCGAACTCCTGCGCGCCCGCCGGGGAGTCACCGACGTCCCCCTGCCGGCCTCCCTCACGGCCACCCAGCTGATGCTCCTGGCCGCCGACCCGGACGCCCTCGCGCAGGAACTCGCCCGCCCGCTGCCGCGCCCGCCGCAACCCGCCGCACGTCGGGGCACCCGCTTCCACGCCTGGGTGGAGTCACGCTACGAAGAGCTGACCCTGCCTATGCTGGAACCGGACGAACTGCCCGGCAGCGAGGCCGAGATCGCCGACGAACGCGACCTGGAAGCCCTCAAGGAAGCCTTCGAACGCACCGAGTACGCCCGGCGCACGCCCTACCGCGTCGAGACCCCCTTCCAGCTCGCGATCGCCGGCCGCGTCGTACGGGGCCGTATCGACGCCGTCTACAGACAGGGCGACGGCGACGGGACGACGTACGAGATCCTCGACTGGAAGACCAGCCGCACCCGTACCGCCGATCCGCTCCAGCTCGCGATCTACCGGCTGGCCTGGGCCGAGCTGCGGGGTGTGCCCCTGGAAGCGGTCACGGCCGCGTTCCTGTACGTGCGCGGCGGCGAGGTCGTACGGCCGGAGAACCTCCCGGACCGGGCCGCGCTGGAGCGGCTGCTGCTGGAGGAGCCGGGCGCGCAAGCAAACTGTGAGGAACCGCCCACCGAGGATGTCAGTGCGGGCCGATAG
- the nudC gene encoding NAD(+) diphosphatase: protein MTTWTDHTADRPISLTAPSGIDRAAHHRLDEAWLAAAWSHPTTRCFVVSGGQVLIDETPDGKTELVMTPSFEAPLTEAHRYFLGTDDDGVSYFALQKDALPGRIDQSARPAGLREAGLLLSPRDVGLMVHAVALENWQRLHRFCSRCGERTVIAAAGHIRRCPACGAEHYPRTDPAVIMAVTDEEDRILLGRQVHWPEGRFSTLAGFVEPGESIEQSVRREVFEEAGITVGHVEYVASQPWPFPSSLMLGFMARATSTDINVDGDEIHEARWFSREELRAAFESEEVLPPYGISIAARLIELWYGKPLPTRTFV from the coding sequence GTGACCACCTGGACCGACCACACAGCCGACCGACCCATCTCGCTCACCGCCCCGAGCGGCATCGACCGAGCCGCCCACCACCGGCTCGACGAGGCCTGGCTCGCCGCGGCATGGAGCCACCCCACCACCCGTTGCTTCGTGGTCTCCGGCGGCCAGGTCCTCATCGACGAGACACCCGACGGCAAGACCGAACTCGTCATGACGCCCTCCTTCGAGGCCCCCCTCACCGAGGCGCACCGCTACTTCCTGGGCACCGACGACGACGGCGTCAGCTACTTCGCTCTCCAGAAGGACGCCCTCCCCGGCCGCATCGACCAGTCGGCGCGCCCCGCGGGCCTGCGCGAGGCGGGCCTCCTGCTGTCACCCCGGGACGTGGGCCTCATGGTGCACGCGGTCGCCCTGGAGAACTGGCAGCGCCTGCACCGCTTCTGCTCCCGCTGCGGCGAGCGCACGGTGATCGCCGCGGCCGGCCACATCCGCCGCTGCCCCGCCTGCGGCGCCGAGCACTACCCGCGCACCGACCCCGCCGTGATCATGGCCGTCACCGACGAGGAGGACCGCATCCTGCTCGGCCGCCAGGTCCACTGGCCCGAGGGCCGCTTCTCGACGCTCGCCGGCTTCGTGGAGCCCGGCGAGTCCATCGAGCAGTCGGTGCGCCGCGAGGTCTTCGAGGAGGCAGGCATCACCGTCGGCCACGTCGAGTACGTCGCCAGCCAGCCCTGGCCCTTCCCGTCCAGCCTCATGCTCGGCTTCATGGCCCGTGCCACCTCGACCGACATCAACGTCGACGGCGACGAGATCCACGAGGCCCGCTGGTTCTCCCGCGAGGAGCTGCGCGCGGCCTTCGAGTCCGAAGAGGTGCTGCCCCCGTACGGCATCTCGATCGCGGCCCGCCTGATCGAACTCTGGTACGGCAAGCCGCTGCCGACGCGCACCTTCGTCTGA
- a CDS encoding dipeptidase produces the protein MSHTVDSAVSAVRTYIEQHRAAFLDDLAEWLRIPSVSAQPDHAPDVRRSADWLAATLRETGFPTAEVWPTPGAPAVFAEWPSDDPEAPTVLVYGHHDVQPAAREDGWDSEPFEPVVRENRLYARGAADDKGQVFFHTLGVRAHLAATGRTAPAVHLKLLIEGEEESGSPHFRALVEQQADRLAADAVIVSDTGMWSEDTPTVCTGMRGLAECEIRLLGPDQDIHSGSFGGAVPNPATAAARLVAALHDEHARVAVPGFYDGIVELTDQERELFAELPFDETEWLRTAKSHATHGEAGHTTLERIWARPTAEVNGIGGGYQGPGSKTIIPSSAMVKLSFRLVAGQDPDHIEKAVRAWAAEQVPDGIRQEITFSSATRPCLTPLDHPALQSVVRAMARAFEKPVLFTREGGSGPAADLQEVLGAPVLFLGISVPSDGWHAPNEKVELDLLLKGVETTAHLWGDLADTWRRAP, from the coding sequence ATGAGCCACACCGTTGACAGTGCCGTCAGCGCGGTCCGCACGTACATCGAGCAGCACCGCGCAGCCTTCCTCGACGACCTCGCCGAGTGGCTGCGCATCCCGTCCGTGTCGGCCCAGCCCGACCACGCGCCCGACGTCCGGCGCAGCGCGGACTGGCTCGCCGCCACACTCCGGGAGACCGGCTTCCCCACCGCCGAGGTCTGGCCGACCCCGGGCGCCCCCGCCGTCTTCGCCGAGTGGCCCTCGGACGACCCCGAGGCACCCACGGTCCTCGTCTACGGCCATCACGACGTCCAGCCCGCCGCCCGCGAGGACGGCTGGGACAGCGAGCCCTTCGAGCCCGTCGTCCGCGAGAACCGCCTCTACGCGCGCGGGGCGGCCGACGACAAGGGCCAGGTGTTCTTCCACACACTCGGCGTCCGCGCCCACCTCGCCGCCACCGGCCGCACCGCCCCCGCCGTCCACCTGAAGCTCCTGATCGAGGGCGAGGAGGAGTCCGGCTCCCCGCACTTCCGGGCGCTCGTCGAGCAGCAGGCCGACCGGCTCGCCGCCGACGCCGTGATCGTCTCCGACACCGGCATGTGGTCCGAGGACACCCCCACGGTGTGCACCGGCATGCGCGGCCTCGCCGAGTGCGAGATCCGGCTGCTGGGCCCCGACCAGGACATCCACTCCGGCTCCTTCGGCGGCGCCGTGCCCAACCCGGCGACCGCGGCCGCCCGCCTCGTCGCCGCCCTGCACGACGAGCACGCACGCGTGGCCGTTCCCGGCTTCTACGACGGCATCGTCGAGCTCACCGATCAGGAGCGCGAGCTCTTCGCCGAGTTGCCCTTCGACGAGACGGAGTGGCTGCGCACCGCCAAGTCGCACGCCACCCACGGCGAGGCCGGACACACCACCCTGGAGCGCATCTGGGCCCGCCCCACCGCCGAGGTCAACGGCATCGGCGGCGGCTACCAGGGCCCCGGCAGCAAGACGATCATCCCTTCCTCGGCGATGGTGAAGCTGTCCTTCAGGCTGGTCGCCGGCCAGGACCCCGACCACATCGAGAAGGCCGTCCGAGCCTGGGCCGCCGAGCAGGTGCCCGACGGGATCCGCCAGGAGATCACGTTCAGCTCGGCCACGCGCCCGTGCCTGACGCCCCTGGACCACCCGGCCCTCCAGTCCGTCGTCCGAGCCATGGCCCGCGCCTTCGAGAAACCGGTCCTCTTCACCCGTGAAGGCGGCTCGGGACCGGCCGCCGACCTTCAGGAAGTCCTCGGGGCACCCGTCCTCTTCCTGGGCATCTCCGTCCCCTCCGACGGCTGGCACGCCCCGAACGAGAAGGTCGAACTCGACCTCCTCCTGAAGGGCGTCGAAACCACCGCACACCTGTGGGGAGACCTCGCCGACACCTGGCGCCGCGCGCCCTGA
- a CDS encoding ATP-dependent helicase has translation MSSSSSTRRLSHPQVRQGNRGAYRLVRTPQTRPVPPRLDAPQRSVVDHEAGPLLVLAGPGTGKTTTLVESVAARIARGGDPARILVLTFSRKAAVELRDRMALRIGAARAPRATTFHSFCYALVRAHQDTGLFVEPLRLLSGPEQDVAVRELLAGQPDLERLGLAHVRWPDELRACLTTRGFADEVRAVLARSRELGLGPGSLDAFARRIGRPDWRAAAAFLAEYLDVLDLQGVLDYAELVHRAVLLAQRPEVAERLAAEYDAVFVDEYQDTDPAQVRLLHALAGGGRNLVAFGDPDQSIYTFRGADVNGILDFPSAFPRADGSPAPVEVLRTSRRSAATLLTATRLLTQRMPLTRLPAQKVRAHRELSPVRDGGQVEVYTYPTSGTELDNIADILRRAHLEDGVPWSDMAVLVRAGSRTIPTIRRALTAAGVPLDIDGDDLPLRHEPAVAPLLTALRAVAAAEASARPEDDTEAVGAVGEGDDVEDAASEADDGPATVETEHGHEQATPEADPEEPVAPSWLDAETALTLLASPLAAMDAADLRRLGRALREEERAGGNPVPPPSDELLTRALAEPERLVAHDPTYARGAQRLGALLRKARERLAGGGTAEEALWDLWQGTPWPGRLERAALRGGAAGRNADRDLDAVCALFATAARAEERTGGRGALNFLEEIDAEDIAADTLTRRAVRPDAVRLMTAHRSKGLEWNLVVVAGVQEGLWPDLRRRGSLLEADRIGRDGLAEPLTPGALLAEERRLFYVAATRARERLVVTAVKAPADDGDQPSRFLTELGVEPKDVTGRPRRPLSVAALVAELRATTVDPRVSETLREAAARRLARLAALADDEGRALVPSAHPYRWWGMYDPTESKVPLRDRDQPVVLSGSALDQLANTCALQWFLGREVKADAPATAAQGFGNVVHVLADEVASGRTPADLDALMERLDTVWNALAFDAPWKSVQEKDNARVALERFLKWHVDSNGVRTGRTPVASEHDFDVTLEAGDYEVRIRGSMDRVEADGEGRAYVVDFKTGKATPTAREVERHPQLAVYQLAVQEGAVDEAFDGVRPEAGGAELVQLRQGAAQRDGGETLPKVQAQEPLEGEWAGELLATAAGKVLDERFTPTAGQHCTHCAFRASCSARPEGRHVVE, from the coding sequence GTGAGCTCCTCTTCCTCCACCAGGCGCCTGTCGCACCCCCAGGTGCGACAGGGGAACCGTGGCGCTTACCGACTGGTGCGTACCCCGCAGACCCGGCCGGTTCCCCCTCGTCTGGACGCGCCACAGCGCTCCGTGGTTGACCACGAGGCCGGTCCGCTGCTCGTCCTGGCAGGTCCTGGCACCGGCAAGACCACCACCCTCGTGGAGTCCGTCGCGGCACGGATCGCCAGGGGAGGTGACCCCGCGCGGATCCTCGTGCTGACGTTCAGCCGCAAGGCGGCCGTCGAACTGCGCGACCGCATGGCGCTGCGCATCGGCGCCGCCCGCGCGCCCCGGGCGACCACGTTCCACTCGTTCTGCTACGCCCTTGTCCGCGCCCACCAGGACACCGGCCTGTTCGTCGAGCCCCTACGGCTGCTCTCCGGCCCCGAACAGGACGTCGCCGTACGCGAACTGCTCGCCGGCCAGCCCGACCTGGAGCGGCTCGGCCTCGCCCACGTGCGGTGGCCGGACGAACTGCGGGCCTGCCTCACCACCCGCGGCTTCGCCGACGAGGTCCGCGCGGTCCTCGCCCGCAGCCGCGAACTGGGCCTGGGCCCCGGCTCCCTGGATGCCTTCGCCCGCCGCATCGGCCGCCCCGACTGGCGTGCCGCCGCCGCCTTCCTCGCCGAGTACCTCGACGTACTCGACCTCCAAGGAGTGCTCGACTACGCGGAACTGGTCCACCGCGCGGTGCTCCTCGCCCAGCGCCCCGAGGTCGCGGAGCGGCTCGCCGCGGAGTACGACGCCGTGTTCGTGGACGAGTACCAGGACACCGACCCGGCCCAGGTACGACTGTTGCACGCCCTCGCCGGCGGCGGCCGCAACCTCGTCGCATTCGGCGACCCCGACCAGTCGATCTACACGTTCCGGGGCGCCGATGTGAACGGCATCCTGGACTTCCCGAGCGCCTTCCCGCGCGCGGACGGCAGTCCGGCCCCCGTAGAGGTGCTCCGGACCTCGCGCCGCTCCGCCGCCACCCTGCTGACCGCCACCCGCCTGCTCACCCAGCGCATGCCCCTGACCAGGCTCCCGGCCCAGAAGGTGCGCGCCCACCGCGAGTTGTCCCCGGTACGGGACGGCGGCCAGGTCGAGGTCTACACGTACCCGACGTCCGGCACGGAGCTGGACAACATCGCCGACATCCTCCGTAGGGCACACCTGGAGGACGGCGTCCCCTGGAGCGACATGGCCGTCCTGGTACGCGCCGGCTCCCGGACCATCCCCACGATCCGACGCGCCCTCACCGCGGCCGGCGTCCCCCTGGACATCGACGGCGACGACCTGCCCCTGCGCCACGAGCCCGCGGTGGCACCGCTGCTGACGGCCCTGCGGGCGGTGGCGGCGGCGGAGGCATCAGCGCGGCCCGAGGACGACACCGAGGCCGTAGGAGCCGTAGGGGAGGGCGACGACGTAGAAGACGCTGCGTCGGAAGCCGACGATGGACCGGCCACTGTGGAAACCGAGCACGGGCACGAACAGGCCACGCCGGAAGCCGATCCCGAAGAGCCCGTTGCTCCCTCCTGGCTCGACGCCGAAACCGCCCTCACTCTGCTCGCCTCCCCCCTCGCCGCCATGGACGCCGCCGACCTGCGCCGCCTGGGCCGGGCGCTGCGCGAGGAGGAGCGGGCCGGTGGCAACCCCGTGCCGCCGCCCTCGGACGAGCTGCTCACGCGGGCGCTCGCCGAGCCGGAGCGGCTGGTCGCGCACGACCCCACGTACGCGCGCGGAGCCCAGCGCCTGGGCGCGCTGCTGCGCAAGGCACGGGAGCGCCTGGCAGGCGGCGGTACGGCCGAGGAGGCGCTCTGGGACCTCTGGCAGGGCACGCCGTGGCCCGGGCGCCTGGAGCGGGCCGCACTGCGCGGCGGCGCGGCCGGGCGCAACGCGGACCGTGACCTGGACGCCGTCTGCGCGCTGTTCGCGACCGCCGCCCGCGCGGAGGAGCGCACCGGAGGCCGGGGCGCCCTCAACTTCCTGGAGGAGATCGACGCCGAGGACATCGCCGCCGACACGCTCACCCGGCGTGCCGTACGCCCCGACGCCGTACGCCTGATGACCGCGCACCGCTCCAAGGGCCTGGAGTGGAACCTGGTCGTCGTAGCCGGCGTCCAGGAGGGCCTGTGGCCGGACCTGCGCCGACGCGGCTCCCTCCTGGAGGCCGACCGCATCGGCCGCGACGGACTCGCCGAACCGCTCACCCCGGGAGCCCTGCTCGCCGAGGAACGCCGCCTGTTCTACGTCGCGGCCACACGCGCGCGTGAACGCCTCGTCGTCACCGCCGTGAAGGCACCCGCGGACGACGGCGACCAGCCGTCCCGCTTCCTCACCGAACTCGGCGTCGAGCCCAAGGACGTCACCGGCCGCCCCCGCCGCCCGCTGTCGGTCGCCGCACTGGTCGCCGAGCTGCGCGCCACGACCGTCGACCCGCGCGTGTCCGAGACCCTCAGGGAGGCCGCCGCACGCCGGCTGGCCCGGCTGGCCGCGCTGGCCGACGACGAGGGCCGCGCCCTGGTCCCGTCCGCGCACCCGTACCGCTGGTGGGGCATGTACGACCCGACCGAGAGCAAGGTGCCGCTGCGCGACCGCGACCAGCCCGTCGTGCTCTCCGGAAGCGCCCTCGACCAACTCGCCAACACCTGTGCCCTGCAATGGTTCCTGGGCCGCGAGGTGAAGGCCGACGCGCCCGCGACCGCCGCCCAGGGCTTCGGGAACGTGGTGCACGTCCTCGCCGACGAGGTCGCCTCCGGACGCACCCCCGCCGACCTCGACGCCCTCATGGAGCGCCTCGACACCGTGTGGAACGCGCTCGCCTTCGACGCGCCCTGGAAGTCGGTACAGGAGAAGGACAACGCGCGCGTGGCGCTCGAACGCTTCCTGAAGTGGCACGTCGACTCCAACGGCGTCCGCACCGGTCGTACGCCGGTCGCCAGCGAGCACGACTTCGACGTCACCCTCGAAGCGGGCGACTACGAAGTGCGCATCCGCGGCTCCATGGATCGCGTCGAGGCGGACGGCGAAGGACGCGCCTACGTAGTCGACTTCAAGACCGGCAAGGCCACACCGACCGCCCGCGAGGTGGAGCGCCACCCCCAACTCGCCGTCTATCAACTCGCCGTCCAGGAGGGCGCCGTAGACGAGGCCTTCGACGGAGTGCGCCCCGAAGCGGGCGGCGCCGAACTCGTCCAGCTGCGCCAGGGCGCCGCGCAACGGGACGGCGGCGAGACCCTGCCCAAGGTGCAGGCCCAGGAGCCACTGGAGGGGGAGTGGGCCGGTGAACTGCTGGCCACGGCCGCGGGCAAGGTCCTCGACGAACGGTTCACGCCCACGGCCGGACAGCACTGCACGCACTGCGCGTTCCGGGCCTCGTGCAGCGCGCGGCCCGAGGGACGACACGTCGTCGAGTAA
- a CDS encoding MGMT family protein, which produces MSEESLPDDTGPEHGDALPEYAERVLDVAERIPPGRVMTYGDVAEWLEEGGPRQVGRVMALYGGAVPWWRVVRADGTLLPGHELRALDNYRAEGTPLKEASRSSEGHLPRVDMKRARWDGGERADGHT; this is translated from the coding sequence ATGAGCGAGGAGAGCCTTCCGGACGACACCGGCCCCGAGCACGGCGACGCGCTGCCCGAGTACGCCGAGCGCGTCCTCGACGTGGCCGAACGGATTCCGCCCGGGCGCGTCATGACGTACGGCGATGTCGCCGAATGGCTGGAGGAGGGCGGCCCGCGCCAGGTCGGCCGCGTGATGGCCCTCTACGGGGGAGCCGTTCCGTGGTGGCGGGTCGTCCGCGCGGACGGCACGTTGCTCCCCGGCCACGAGCTGCGAGCGCTCGACAACTACCGCGCGGAGGGCACTCCCCTGAAGGAGGCGAGCAGATCCTCCGAGGGTCACTTGCCACGCGTCGACATGAAACGGGCGCGATGGGACGGCGGCGAGCGCGCGGACGGTCACACCTGA